The Pseudomonas sp. R4-35-07 genome contains a region encoding:
- the xdhC gene encoding xanthine dehydrogenase accessory protein XdhC, whose protein sequence is MNNWISALADLQNQGEPCVLVTIIEELGSTPRNAGSKMVISAAHTFDTIGGGHLEYKATHIARDMLARGQQNTHLERFSLGASLGQCCGGVTVLLFEPMGQVQVQIAVFGAGHVGRALVPLLASLPCRVRWIDSREQEFPSHIPQGVRKIVSEEPVDEIADLPAGSYCIVMTHNHALDLELTAALLKRNDFAYCGLIGSKTKRVKFEHRLRDRGFDTAHLQRLRCPMGLSEVKGKLPVEIAISIAGEIIATYNAHFGQHTASAEPIAKLLPVSRRSQAKN, encoded by the coding sequence ATGAACAACTGGATCAGCGCCCTCGCCGACCTGCAGAACCAAGGCGAACCCTGCGTGCTCGTCACCATCATCGAGGAGCTTGGCTCCACGCCGCGCAACGCCGGCTCGAAGATGGTGATCAGCGCCGCCCACACCTTCGACACCATCGGCGGCGGGCACCTGGAATACAAGGCGACGCACATCGCCCGCGACATGCTTGCCCGTGGCCAGCAGAACACCCACCTGGAGCGTTTCAGCCTCGGCGCGAGCCTGGGCCAGTGCTGCGGCGGCGTGACGGTGCTGCTGTTCGAACCCATGGGCCAGGTGCAGGTGCAGATCGCGGTGTTCGGCGCCGGCCACGTGGGGCGTGCGCTGGTGCCGTTGCTGGCGAGCCTGCCGTGCCGGGTGCGCTGGATCGACTCGCGCGAGCAGGAGTTTCCGTCACACATCCCCCAGGGCGTGCGTAAAATCGTCAGCGAAGAGCCAGTCGACGAAATCGCCGACTTGCCGGCGGGCAGTTACTGCATCGTCATGACCCACAACCACGCACTGGACCTGGAACTGACCGCCGCCCTGCTCAAGCGCAATGACTTTGCCTACTGCGGCCTGATCGGCTCCAAAACCAAACGGGTCAAGTTCGAACATCGCCTGCGCGATCGCGGCTTCGACACCGCGCACCTGCAACGCCTGCGCTGCCCGATGGGCCTCAGCGAGGTGAAGGGCAAATTGCCGGTAGAGATCGCCATTTCCATCGCCGGCGAAATCATCGCCACCTACAACGCCCATTTCGGCCAGCACACCGCCAGCGCCGAGCCCATCGCCAAACTGCTGCCGGTGTCACGCCGCAGCCAAGCCAAGAATTGA
- the guaD gene encoding guanine deaminase has product MPLTRKAYRAAILHSIADPAEVGIDASYEYFEDGLLVIDNGRISALGHAGDLLPTLPADIDVTHYQDALITPGLIDTHIHLPQTGMVGAYGEQLLDWLNTYTFPCESQFADKAHAEEVADIFIKELLRNGTTTALVFGSVHPQSVNAFFEAAEKLDLRMIAGKVMMDRNAPDYLTDTPESGYQESKALIERWHGKGRLHYAVTPRFAPNSTPEQLALAGQLLGEYPDLYMQTHISENKQEVEWVKALFPERNGYLDVYDHYKLLGERSVFAHGVHLCDDECARLAETGSAVAFCPTSNLFLGSGLFNLPMAEKHKLNVGLGTDVGGGTSFSLLQTLNEAYKVMQLQGARLSPFKSLYLATLGGARALRLEDKIGTLQPGTDADFLVLDYNATPLLSYRLKQANTIAETLFVLMTLGDDRTVLQTYAAGQLVHQR; this is encoded by the coding sequence ATGCCTTTGACCCGCAAAGCCTACCGCGCCGCCATCCTGCACAGCATCGCCGACCCCGCCGAGGTCGGCATCGACGCGTCCTATGAGTATTTCGAAGACGGCCTGCTGGTGATCGACAACGGCCGGATCAGCGCGCTTGGCCACGCCGGCGACCTACTGCCGACCCTGCCCGCCGACATCGACGTCACCCACTACCAGGATGCGCTGATCACCCCCGGCCTGATCGACACCCATATCCACCTGCCGCAGACCGGTATGGTCGGCGCCTATGGCGAGCAGTTGCTGGACTGGCTTAACACCTACACCTTCCCGTGTGAAAGCCAGTTCGCCGACAAGGCGCACGCCGAAGAAGTGGCGGATATTTTCATCAAGGAACTGCTGCGCAACGGCACCACCACCGCGCTAGTGTTCGGCAGCGTGCACCCGCAGTCGGTGAACGCGTTCTTCGAAGCCGCCGAAAAACTCGACCTGCGCATGATCGCCGGCAAGGTGATGATGGACCGCAATGCGCCGGATTATCTGACCGACACGCCGGAATCCGGCTACCAGGAAAGCAAGGCACTGATCGAGCGCTGGCACGGCAAGGGCCGCCTGCATTATGCGGTGACGCCACGTTTCGCCCCCAACAGCACGCCGGAGCAACTGGCATTGGCCGGGCAACTGCTGGGGGAGTATCCGGACCTGTATATGCAGACCCACATCAGTGAGAACAAGCAGGAAGTCGAATGGGTGAAGGCGTTGTTTCCAGAGCGCAACGGCTATCTGGACGTGTACGACCACTACAAACTGCTCGGCGAACGCTCGGTGTTTGCCCATGGCGTGCACCTGTGCGACGACGAATGCGCACGGCTGGCAGAAACCGGCTCGGCCGTGGCGTTCTGCCCAACGTCGAACCTGTTCCTCGGCAGTGGCCTGTTCAACCTGCCGATGGCCGAGAAGCACAAATTGAATGTGGGCCTGGGCACCGACGTGGGCGGCGGCACCAGCTTCTCGCTGCTGCAAACCTTGAATGAAGCCTACAAGGTCATGCAGTTGCAGGGTGCGCGGTTGAGCCCATTCAAGTCGCTGTACCTGGCCACCTTGGGCGGTGCGCGCGCGCTGCGCCTGGAAGACAAGATCGGCACCTTGCAACCGGGCACGGATGCGGACTTTCTGGTATTGGACTACAACGCCACGCCGTTGCTGAGCTATCGCTTGAAGCAGGCGAATACCATTGCCGAGACGTTGTTTGTGCTGATGACCCTGGGGGATGATCGGACGGTGTTGCAGACCTACGCGGCGGGTCAGCTGGTACATCAACGCTGA
- a CDS encoding GntR family transcriptional regulator gives MNEQLQPLKKQPRAGKAGRSGTQDDIVYAHIFEAILEQRLAPGTKLSEEALGEIFGVSRTIIRRALSRLAHEGVVLLRPNRGAVVASPSVDEARQVFMARRLVERAITELAVQHATAEQLAQLRQMVNDERDSFSRGDRGAGIRLSGEFHLKLAEAAKNAPLISFQRSLVSQTSLIIAQYESGNRSHCSYDEHTQLIDAIEARDAVLAVDLMMHHMDHIDSKLNLDEESASDDLHAVFSHLLQTKKPGRTSVKL, from the coding sequence ATGAACGAACAGTTGCAACCTCTCAAGAAACAACCGCGAGCCGGCAAGGCCGGTCGCAGCGGAACCCAGGACGATATCGTGTATGCGCATATCTTCGAGGCGATCCTCGAACAACGCCTGGCACCCGGCACCAAATTGAGTGAAGAGGCACTGGGCGAAATCTTCGGCGTGAGCCGCACCATCATTCGCCGCGCCTTGTCGCGCCTGGCCCATGAAGGCGTGGTGCTGCTGCGGCCCAACCGTGGCGCGGTCGTCGCCAGCCCGAGCGTCGACGAGGCCCGCCAAGTGTTCATGGCGCGGCGCCTGGTGGAGCGGGCGATCACCGAGCTGGCGGTGCAGCACGCTACCGCTGAGCAACTGGCCCAGTTGCGCCAGATGGTCAACGACGAACGCGACAGTTTCTCCCGTGGCGACCGTGGCGCCGGCATCCGTCTCTCCGGCGAATTCCACTTGAAGCTGGCTGAAGCGGCGAAGAATGCGCCGCTGATCAGCTTCCAGCGCAGCCTGGTGTCCCAGACTTCCTTGATCATCGCCCAGTACGAAAGCGGCAACCGCTCGCACTGTTCCTACGATGAACACACCCAACTGATCGACGCGATCGAAGCCCGGGATGCGGTACTGGCGGTGGATTTGATGATGCATCACATGGACCATATCGACAGCAAGCTCAACCTCGATGAGGAAAGCGCGTCGGATGATCTGCATGCGGTGTTCTCGCATTTGCTGCAGACCAAGAAGCCAGGGCGTACGTCGGTAAAACTGTAA
- a CDS encoding benzoate/H(+) symporter BenE family transporter yields MTDATQAPLRPLADTSPSAVVAGFIAMMTGYTSSLVLMFQAGQAAGLTTAQISSWIWALSIGMAVCSIGLSLRYRTPITIAWSTPGAALLITSLGGVTYGEAIGAYITCAVLVTLCGLTGSFEKLVKRIPASLAAALLAGILFKIGSEIFVAAQHRTGLVLGMFFTYLVIKRLSPRYAVLAALVIGTLLSGLMGLLDFSGFHLEVAAPVWTTPHFSLAATISIGIPLFVVAMTSQNMPGIAVLRADGYSVPASPLITTTGLASLVLAPFGSHGINLAAISAAICTGPHAHEDRNKRYTAAVWCGVFYGIAGVFGATLAALFAALPKELVLSIAALALFGSIINGLSIAMNEPKEREAALITFMVTASGLTLFSIGSAFWGIVAGVLTLLILNGRKA; encoded by the coding sequence ATGACCGACGCCACCCAAGCGCCTTTGCGCCCGCTGGCCGACACTTCACCTTCGGCCGTCGTCGCCGGTTTCATCGCCATGATGACCGGCTACACCAGTTCGCTGGTGCTGATGTTCCAGGCCGGCCAGGCCGCCGGTTTGACCACGGCGCAGATTTCGTCGTGGATATGGGCGCTTTCCATCGGCATGGCGGTGTGCAGCATCGGCCTGTCCCTGCGCTATCGCACGCCGATCACCATTGCCTGGTCGACACCCGGCGCAGCGCTGTTGATCACCAGCCTGGGCGGGGTCACCTACGGCGAGGCCATCGGCGCCTACATCACTTGCGCGGTGCTGGTGACCCTCTGCGGGCTGACCGGCAGCTTTGAAAAGCTGGTCAAGCGCATCCCTGCCTCACTGGCGGCGGCGTTGCTGGCGGGGATTCTGTTCAAGATCGGCAGCGAAATTTTCGTCGCCGCGCAGCATCGCACCGGCCTGGTGCTGGGGATGTTTTTCACTTACCTGGTCATCAAGCGCCTGTCGCCGCGTTATGCCGTGCTGGCTGCACTGGTGATCGGCACCCTGCTGTCGGGCTTGATGGGGCTGCTGGACTTCAGCGGCTTTCACCTGGAAGTCGCGGCACCGGTGTGGACCACGCCGCACTTCTCATTGGCGGCGACCATCAGTATCGGCATCCCGCTGTTCGTGGTGGCGATGACCTCGCAAAACATGCCGGGTATCGCCGTGCTGCGCGCCGACGGCTACAGCGTGCCGGCCTCGCCATTGATCACCACCACCGGCCTCGCCTCACTGGTGTTGGCGCCCTTTGGCTCCCACGGCATCAACCTGGCGGCGATCAGCGCGGCGATCTGCACCGGGCCGCACGCCCATGAAGACCGCAACAAGCGCTACACCGCCGCCGTATGGTGCGGGGTGTTCTACGGGATTGCCGGGGTGTTCGGCGCCACCTTGGCGGCATTGTTCGCAGCGTTGCCCAAGGAACTGGTGCTGTCGATCGCGGCCCTGGCGTTGTTTGGCTCGATCATCAATGGCCTGAGCATCGCCATGAATGAGCCGAAGGAACGGGAAGCGGCGCTGATTACCTTCATGGTCACCGCGTCAGGCTTGACGTTGTTTTCCATCGGTTCGGCGTTCTGGGGGATTGTGGCGGGGGTGTTGACGTTGCTGATTCTGAACGGACGCAAGGCATAA
- a CDS encoding YggL family protein, with product MATNRSQRLRKKLCVDEFQELGFELNLDFKEGLSEEAIDAFLEAFIKEAMEANGLGYVGGDDYGLVCLQKRGSVSEEQRAAVEAWLKTRSELTKAEVSPLLDVWYPEKPINAAK from the coding sequence ATGGCGACTAACCGTTCCCAGCGTCTGCGCAAAAAACTGTGCGTTGATGAATTTCAAGAGCTGGGTTTCGAACTGAACCTGGACTTCAAAGAAGGCCTGAGTGAAGAAGCTATCGACGCTTTCCTCGAAGCATTCATCAAAGAAGCCATGGAAGCCAACGGTCTGGGCTATGTCGGCGGCGATGACTACGGTCTGGTTTGCCTGCAGAAGCGCGGCTCGGTCTCCGAAGAGCAGCGTGCTGCTGTCGAAGCCTGGCTGAAAACCCGTTCCGAGCTGACCAAGGCTGAAGTCAGCCCGTTGCTGGACGTGTGGTATCCGGAAAAGCCGATCAACGCGGCTAAGTGA
- the dacB gene encoding D-alanyl-D-alanine carboxypeptidase/D-alanyl-D-alanine-endopeptidase — MIKSLRSVLLAGVLLPLAVCATAAPVNNTLPPSVAQALQKAKLQNTALSLVMLPLNGPGTPTVFNADVSVNPASTMKLVTTYAALEMLGPNHQWKTEFYTDGVLSGGVLRGNLYLKGGGDPKLNMEKLWLLMRDLRANGVQQVTGDLVLDRNFFHQPQLPEFNDDGNDENKPFLVKPDALLVNLKALRFVTRNDAGRVIVSVEPPIASIRIDNQVKVSNAKQCTGDVRYSPMTAADGSMTVTVSGQLADGCSSQTYLSLLDHATYTAGAVRAIWKELGGTIQGRDIQAPVPKDAKVLARAFSPDLAEIIRDINKYSNNTMAQQLFLSLGAQFRNDADGDDAKAAQRVVRQWLAKKGITAPHLVMENGSGLSRAERISAREMAAMLQAAWKSPYAAEYISSLPIAGTDGTMRKRLKTTAMRGEAHVKTGTLNTVRAIAGFSRDNNGNTWAVVAILNDSKPWGASSVLDQVLLDLYRQPKAVAAAPVL, encoded by the coding sequence ATGATCAAATCTTTACGTTCTGTTTTACTCGCCGGTGTTCTTCTGCCACTGGCCGTTTGCGCCACCGCCGCCCCCGTCAACAACACCCTGCCCCCCAGCGTTGCCCAGGCCCTCCAGAAGGCAAAATTGCAAAACACCGCATTGTCCCTGGTGATGCTGCCCTTGAACGGCCCCGGTACGCCGACCGTGTTCAATGCCGACGTGTCGGTGAACCCGGCCTCCACCATGAAACTGGTGACGACCTACGCGGCCCTGGAGATGCTCGGCCCCAACCATCAGTGGAAAACCGAGTTCTACACCGACGGCGTACTCAGCGGCGGCGTGTTGCGCGGCAACCTGTACCTCAAGGGCGGCGGCGATCCCAAGCTGAATATGGAAAAACTCTGGCTGTTGATGCGCGACCTGCGCGCCAATGGCGTACAGCAGGTCACCGGCGACCTGGTGCTGGACCGCAACTTCTTCCACCAGCCGCAATTGCCGGAGTTCAATGACGACGGCAACGACGAGAACAAGCCGTTCCTGGTCAAGCCCGATGCGCTGCTGGTCAACCTCAAAGCCCTGCGCTTCGTGACACGCAACGATGCCGGGCGGGTGATCGTGTCGGTCGAGCCGCCGATTGCGAGCATTCGCATCGACAACCAGGTGAAAGTCTCCAACGCCAAACAGTGCACTGGCGACGTGCGCTACAGCCCGATGACCGCCGCCGATGGCAGTATGACCGTGACCGTCAGTGGCCAGTTGGCGGACGGCTGCAGTTCGCAGACCTATCTGTCACTGCTCGACCATGCCACCTACACCGCCGGCGCCGTGCGTGCGATCTGGAAGGAATTAGGCGGCACCATCCAGGGCCGCGATATCCAGGCGCCAGTGCCCAAGGATGCCAAGGTCCTGGCCCGAGCATTCTCGCCGGACCTGGCGGAAATCATCCGCGACATCAATAAATACAGTAACAACACCATGGCCCAGCAACTGTTCCTGAGCCTGGGCGCGCAGTTTCGCAACGATGCCGATGGCGACGATGCCAAGGCCGCGCAACGCGTAGTACGTCAGTGGCTGGCGAAAAAAGGCATTACCGCGCCCCACCTGGTGATGGAGAACGGTTCCGGCCTGTCCCGCGCCGAACGGATCAGCGCCCGCGAAATGGCGGCCATGCTGCAAGCGGCCTGGAAAAGCCCCTACGCCGCCGAGTACATCAGCTCGCTGCCGATCGCCGGCACCGACGGCACCATGCGTAAACGCCTGAAGACCACCGCCATGCGCGGTGAAGCCCATGTGAAGACCGGAACCTTGAACACCGTGCGCGCCATCGCCGGGTTCAGCCGTGACAACAACGGCAACACCTGGGCGGTGGTGGCGATTCTCAACGACTCCAAGCCGTGGGGCGCGTCGTCGGTGCTGGACCAAGTGCTGCTGGACCTGTATCGCCAGCCGAAGGCGGTTGCAGCCGCACCGGTGCTCTAG
- a CDS encoding GGDEF domain-containing protein yields the protein MPMQAVRPKILGFISEQASAWLVALVVLAIGSALTLVIAWAAADLNQQQVRQRFQLLVNERYSRIQERFEDQELRLDSLRRFFVNSGEVSRSEFDGFAQPLLLHARAYAWAPRVLRDQRSRFEQDISRQRGVPFNIRELNSAGELAPASERDEYVPVLYSQTQSLLGSPLGFDLLAQPLRRAVLERAQKSGKVAVSQPMQLVGVEPAYAAGVLLVAPVSKTLDAQPYGYVMAVISMRQLVADGLPKANRDNLAMQIVDTSDTEQRVLYASSNAPGGSDLVAARRLTLGDHVYALSLRASEVFDKANHSSTNTILIMGVLLSVLLSALLYVLVSQRQRALTLVEQRTAQLRMREQELRGAHGQLRSVLNAATHVAIIATDLRGVINMFNAGAERMLGFKGEHVVGRLTLESLHLAAELETRATRLSVSLGKRIAPSQAMLVESPDGQQDAREWTLVREDGSPLTVNMLVTVLLDDHGLWVGHLAIYLDVTEQKRAYEALAARDRLLKKLSAHVPGGIFQFTLEPHNSWRFIYASEGMRDIYEIELGVLQQDAGKVLERIHPLDLERVRASIRLSALQLSHWREEYRVQLPQRGLRWIRGEATPEELPGGGTLWHGYVSDISDLKRVEEELRTLSITDSLTGIHNRRYFQDRMKAELLRHTRTSGALSVIMLDVDHFKRVNDQYGHGAGDGVLQELCRRISKRLRRTDVFCRLGGEEFVVLCPHTDGAQAYHLATQLWQSLRSTPMAPAGIVTASFGVASWRVDEGIDGLLLRADSAVYTAKQTGRDRVELCGSGVE from the coding sequence ATGCCAATGCAAGCCGTACGCCCGAAGATCCTTGGTTTTATCAGTGAACAGGCATCGGCTTGGCTGGTGGCATTGGTGGTGCTGGCAATCGGTAGCGCGCTGACCCTGGTCATCGCGTGGGCCGCTGCCGACCTCAATCAGCAGCAGGTGCGCCAGCGCTTCCAGTTGCTGGTCAATGAGCGCTACAGCCGGATTCAGGAGCGCTTCGAAGACCAGGAACTGCGCCTGGATAGCCTGCGCCGCTTCTTCGTCAATTCCGGCGAAGTGTCTCGCAGCGAGTTTGACGGCTTCGCCCAGCCTTTGTTGTTGCATGCGCGTGCCTATGCCTGGGCGCCGCGTGTGCTTCGGGATCAGCGCAGCCGGTTTGAACAGGACATCTCGCGCCAGCGCGGCGTACCTTTCAACATCCGTGAACTGAATTCGGCAGGTGAGTTGGCGCCCGCTTCCGAGCGCGATGAATATGTACCGGTGTTATACAGCCAGACCCAAAGTCTGTTGGGCTCGCCGTTGGGGTTTGATCTGCTGGCCCAACCCCTGCGGCGCGCTGTGCTGGAGCGTGCGCAAAAAAGCGGCAAGGTGGCGGTGTCCCAGCCCATGCAATTGGTGGGCGTGGAACCGGCCTATGCCGCAGGGGTGCTGCTGGTGGCGCCGGTCAGCAAGACGCTCGATGCCCAGCCGTACGGTTACGTCATGGCGGTGATCAGCATGCGCCAACTGGTGGCCGATGGATTGCCCAAGGCGAACCGGGATAACCTGGCGATGCAGATCGTCGACACCTCCGACACTGAGCAGCGTGTGCTGTATGCGTCCAGCAATGCGCCGGGCGGCAGCGACCTTGTCGCCGCCCGACGTCTTACCCTCGGTGACCACGTCTACGCGCTGAGCCTGCGTGCCAGTGAGGTATTCGACAAGGCCAACCATTCCTCGACCAACACCATACTGATTATGGGCGTGCTGCTGAGTGTGCTGCTCAGTGCCTTGCTTTATGTGTTGGTCAGCCAACGCCAGCGGGCGTTGACCCTGGTGGAGCAGCGTACCGCTCAGTTGCGCATGCGTGAACAGGAGCTACGGGGCGCGCATGGTCAATTGCGCAGCGTGCTGAATGCAGCGACGCACGTCGCAATCATTGCCACGGACTTGCGCGGTGTCATCAACATGTTCAATGCCGGGGCCGAGCGGATGCTGGGGTTCAAGGGCGAGCACGTGGTGGGCCGCCTGACGTTGGAAAGTCTGCACCTGGCCGCCGAGCTCGAGACCCGCGCCACGCGCTTGAGTGTGTCGCTGGGCAAGCGTATCGCGCCGAGCCAGGCGATGCTGGTGGAAAGTCCCGACGGTCAACAGGATGCCCGCGAGTGGACGTTGGTGCGCGAGGACGGCAGCCCGTTGACCGTCAATATGCTGGTCACGGTGTTGCTGGATGACCATGGCCTGTGGGTCGGGCACTTGGCGATTTACCTGGATGTTACCGAGCAGAAGCGCGCCTACGAAGCGTTGGCCGCGCGCGATCGCTTGCTGAAAAAGCTCAGTGCCCATGTGCCTGGCGGCATTTTCCAGTTCACCCTGGAGCCCCACAACAGCTGGCGCTTCATTTACGCCAGCGAAGGCATGCGCGATATCTATGAGATCGAGCTTGGTGTGTTGCAGCAGGATGCGGGCAAAGTCCTGGAACGCATTCACCCCCTGGACCTTGAGCGGGTACGCGCGTCGATACGCTTGTCGGCGCTGCAACTGAGCCATTGGCGCGAAGAGTATCGCGTGCAGCTGCCCCAGCGCGGCCTGCGCTGGATTCGTGGCGAGGCCACGCCGGAGGAATTACCCGGCGGCGGTACGTTGTGGCACGGTTATGTGTCGGATATTTCCGACCTCAAGCGCGTGGAAGAAGAGTTGCGCACGCTGTCCATCACTGACTCCCTGACGGGCATCCACAATCGCCGCTATTTCCAGGACCGCATGAAAGCCGAACTGCTGCGCCACACCCGCACGTCGGGGGCGCTGTCGGTGATCATGCTGGATGTCGACCACTTCAAGCGGGTCAATGACCAGTACGGGCACGGCGCCGGGGACGGTGTGTTGCAGGAGCTGTGCAGGCGAATCAGCAAACGCTTGCGCCGCACCGACGTGTTCTGTCGGTTGGGTGGGGAAGAATTCGTGGTGCTATGCCCGCACACCGATGGCGCCCAGGCTTACCACTTGGCGACGCAGTTGTGGCAGTCGTTGCGCAGCACGCCGATGGCGCCGGCGGGCATCGTCACCGCCAGCTTTGGGGTGGCCAGCTGGCGTGTCGATGAAGGCATTGACGGGTTGCTGCTGCGCGCGGACTCGGCGGTGTATACCGCCAAGCAGACGGGCAGGGACCGGGTGGAGCTCTGTGGCAGCGGCGTTGAATAG
- the rlmKL gene encoding bifunctional 23S rRNA (guanine(2069)-N(7))-methyltransferase RlmK/23S rRNA (guanine(2445)-N(2))-methyltransferase RlmL, which translates to MSDRFELFLTCPKGLEGLLIEEAVGLGLEDAREHTSAVRGMADMETAYRLCLWSRLANRVLLVLKRFPMKDAEDLYHGVLDIEWADHMVSDGTLAVEFSGHGSGIDNTHFGALKVKDAIVDKLRTPAGERPSIDKINPDLRIHLRLDRGEAILSLDLSGHSLHQRGYRLQQGAAPLKENLAAAILIRAGWPRIAAEGGALTDPMCGVGTFLVEGAMIAADMAPNLNRELWGFTTWLGHVPALWKKLHAEATERAAIGMNKTPLWVRGYEADPRLIQPARNNIERAGLSHWIKVYQGEVGTFEPRPDQNQKGLVICNPPYGERLGDEASLLYLYQNLGERLRQACMGWEAAVFTGAPDLGKRMGIRSHKQYSFWNGALPCKLLLIKVNPDQFVTGERRTPEQRQAEREQAAYDQAPTEPVERQYNKNGNPIKPAPAPVVEQARLSEGGQMFANRLQKNLKLLGKWAKREGVDCYRVYDADMPEYSMAIDLYHDWVHVQEYAAPKSIDPEKASARMFDALAAIPQALNVDKSRVVVKRRERQSGTKQYERQSAQGKFTEVSEGGVKLLVNLTDYLDTGLFLDHRPMRLRIQKEAAGKRFLNLYCYTATASVHAAKGGARSTTSVDLSKTYLDWARRNFSLNGFSDKNRLEQGDVMAWLEASRDEFDMIFIDPPTFSNSKRMEGIFDVQRDHVQLLDLAMARLAPGGVLYFSNNFRKFQLEDNLSERYAVEEISDKTIDPDFARNAKIHRAWKITAR; encoded by the coding sequence ATGTCGGACCGTTTTGAACTCTTCCTCACCTGCCCCAAGGGCCTCGAAGGCCTGCTGATCGAGGAAGCCGTCGGGCTTGGCCTTGAGGACGCCCGCGAGCACACCTCGGCCGTGCGCGGCATGGCCGACATGGAAACCGCCTACCGCCTGTGCCTGTGGTCGCGTCTGGCCAACCGGGTGCTGCTGGTGCTCAAGCGCTTCCCGATGAAGGACGCCGAGGACCTCTACCACGGCGTGCTGGATATCGAATGGGCCGACCACATGGTCAGCGACGGTACGCTGGCGGTGGAGTTCAGCGGTCACGGCTCGGGCATCGACAACACCCACTTCGGCGCGCTGAAGGTCAAGGATGCAATCGTCGACAAGCTGCGCACCCCGGCTGGCGAACGTCCGTCCATCGACAAGATCAACCCGGACCTGCGCATCCACCTGCGCCTGGACCGTGGCGAAGCCATCCTGTCCCTGGACCTGTCCGGCCACAGCCTGCACCAGCGCGGCTACCGCCTGCAGCAGGGTGCCGCGCCGTTGAAGGAAAACCTGGCGGCCGCGATCCTGATCCGCGCCGGCTGGCCGCGCATCGCTGCCGAAGGCGGCGCATTGACCGACCCGATGTGCGGCGTCGGCACCTTCCTGGTCGAAGGCGCAATGATCGCCGCCGACATGGCGCCCAACCTCAATCGCGAACTGTGGGGCTTCACCACGTGGCTCGGACACGTCCCTGCGTTGTGGAAGAAGCTGCACGCCGAGGCCACCGAACGCGCCGCTATCGGCATGAACAAAACCCCGCTGTGGGTGCGTGGCTATGAAGCCGATCCGCGTCTGATCCAGCCGGCCCGCAACAACATCGAGCGCGCCGGCCTGAGCCACTGGATCAAGGTGTACCAGGGCGAAGTCGGCACGTTTGAGCCGCGCCCGGACCAGAACCAGAAAGGCCTGGTGATCTGCAACCCGCCGTACGGCGAGCGCTTGGGGGACGAGGCCAGCCTGTTGTACCTCTACCAGAACCTTGGCGAGCGTCTGCGCCAGGCTTGCATGGGCTGGGAAGCCGCAGTGTTCACCGGCGCGCCGGACCTGGGCAAGCGCATGGGCATCCGCAGCCACAAACAGTATTCGTTCTGGAACGGCGCGTTGCCGTGCAAATTGTTGCTGATCAAGGTCAACCCGGATCAGTTCGTCACCGGCGAGCGTCGTACCCCGGAGCAGCGCCAGGCTGAACGTGAGCAAGCGGCTTACGACCAGGCTCCGACCGAACCGGTCGAGCGTCAGTACAACAAGAACGGCAACCCGATCAAGCCAGCTCCGGCCCCGGTGGTCGAACAGGCGCGCTTGAGCGAGGGCGGGCAAATGTTCGCCAACCGCCTGCAGAAGAACCTCAAGCTGCTGGGCAAGTGGGCCAAGCGTGAAGGCGTGGATTGCTACCGCGTGTACGACGCCGATATGCCGGAGTACTCCATGGCTATCGACCTGTATCACGATTGGGTGCATGTGCAGGAATACGCCGCGCCGAAGTCCATCGACCCGGAAAAAGCCTCGGCGCGCATGTTTGACGCGCTCGCGGCAATTCCCCAGGCACTGAACGTCGACAAAAGTCGCGTGGTGGTCAAGCGTCGCGAGCGTCAGAGCGGCACCAAGCAATACGAGCGTCAGAGCGCCCAGGGCAAGTTCACCGAGGTCAGCGAAGGTGGCGTGAAGCTGCTGGTCAACCTCACCGACTACCTGGACACCGGCCTGTTCCTCGACCACCGCCCGATGCGCCTGCGCATTCAGAAGGAAGCGGCGGGCAAGCGTTTCCTCAACCTGTATTGCTACACCGCCACCGCCAGCGTGCACGCGGCCAAGGGTGGCGCGCGCAGCACCACCAGTGTCGATTTGTCCAAGACCTACCTGGACTGGGCGCGTCGCAACTTCTCCCTCAACGGCTTTTCCGACAAGAACCGCCTGGAACAAGGTGATGTGATGGCGTGGCTGGAAGCCAGTCGCGATGAGTTCGACATGATTTTCATCGACCCGCCGACCTTCTCCAACTCCAAGCGCATGGAAGGCATTTTCGACGTGCAGCGTGACCACGTGCAATTGCTCGATCTGGCCATGGCGCGCCTGGCGCCGGGCGGCGTGCTGTACTTCTCGAACAACTTCCGCAAGTTCCAGCTGGAAGACAACCTCAGCGAACGCTATGCGGTCGAGGAGATCAGCGACAAGACCATCGACCCGGATTTCGCGCGTAACGCCAAGATCCACCGCGCCTGGAAAATTACCGCCCGCTGA